One stretch of Miscanthus floridulus cultivar M001 chromosome 18, ASM1932011v1, whole genome shotgun sequence DNA includes these proteins:
- the LOC136523999 gene encoding uncharacterized protein, translating into MGLLPADDSSALIAAVPPSCKTLLPSPRQQAAAAMLVTVKAAQAAPPSRESLLSSLRGRDGRASAPRRPRLLASRASAPGWGPAGCRAAARPLAHRQPLLAPPTATARPPAYLLAAVSRASSPRRQPRARQRRDARLAGGSRALVRAATCAHVLARRPPLAPHELALPAATRSPARRQTRELATPAAMRSPAPLHASACSIAGRCSFTPHELTHASRLLTPEEKVSKVCEDQRRVQDLVLKRQVLMTLLVKLLLLVPLLAAVYVQME; encoded by the exons ATGGGTTTACTCCCCGCCGATGACTCTTCCGCGCTCATCGCTGCCGTGCCGCCGTCGTGCAAGACGCTGCTACCGTCACCCAGGCAGCAGGCTGCCGCTGCCATGCTCGTCACAGTGAAGGCCGCGCAGGCCGCGCCGCCATCGCGCGAGTCGCTGCTGTCATCCCTCCGAGGCCGCGATGGTCGCGCCTCCGCGCCGCGCAGGCCGCGGCTCCTCGCTAGTCGTGCCTCCGCGCCCGGATGGGGGCCCGCCGgctgccgcgccgccgcgcgcccTCTCGCCCACCGTCAGCCGCTGCTTGCCCCGCCAACAGCCACGGCCCGCCCGCCCGCCTATCTCCTGGCAGCCGTCAGCCGCGCGAGCTCGCCCCGCCGGCAGCCACGCGCTCGCCAGCGCCGCGACGCACGCCTGGCCGGCGGTAGCCGCGCGCTTGTTCGCGCCGCCACGTGCGCCCACGTGCTCGCTCGCCGGCCGCCGCTCGCGCCACACGAGCTCGCCCTGCCGGCAGCCACGCGCTCGCCTGCCCGCCGTCAGACGCGCGAGCTCGCCACGCCGGCAGCCATGCGCTCGCCCGCGCCGCTGCATGCGTCCGCATGCTCGATCGCCGGCCGCTGCTCGTTCACGCCGCACGAGCTCACCCACGCCAGCCGCTTGCTCACACCAGAGGAGAAAG TATCAAAAGTTTGCGAAGACCAAAGGCGAGTGCAGGATCTGGTGCTCAAGCGGCAGGTGCTCATGACCCTGCTCGTCAAGCTCCTCTTGCTCGTACCCCTACTTGCAGCCGTATACGTGCAGATGGAGTGA